A region of Mesoplodon densirostris isolate mMesDen1 chromosome 11, mMesDen1 primary haplotype, whole genome shotgun sequence DNA encodes the following proteins:
- the TRABD gene encoding traB domain-containing protein: MEGQEEQPLREANTEPIVTSGGSEVVPRVLPGEPQNLSDVDAFNLLLEMKLKRRQERPDLPCTVTELVAEDGSRVYVVGTAHFSDDSKKDVVKTIREVQPDVVVVELCQYRVSMLKMDERTLLREAKEISLEKLQQAIRQNGVMSGLMQMLLLKVSAHITEQLGMAPGGEFREAFKEASKVPFCKFHLGDRPIPVTFKRAIAALSFWQKIKLAWGLCFLSDPISKDDVERCKQKDLLEQMMAEMIGEFPDLHRTIVSERDIYLTYMLRQAARRLELPRASDAEPRKCVPSVVVGVVGMGHVPGIEKNWTTDLNIQEIMTVPPPSVSSRVSWLAVKATFLGLLGYGLYWMGRRASSLVLSLPAAQYCLQRASKAWPHK; the protein is encoded by the exons ATGGAGGGGCAGGAGGAACAGCCCCTTCGCGAG GCCAACACAGAGCCCATCGTGACTTCAGGGGGTTCGGAGGTGGTGCCCAGGGTGCTCCCCGGAGAGCCCCAGAACCTGT CCGACGTGGACGCTTTCAATCTGCTCCTGGAGATGAAGCTGAAGAGGCGGCAGGAGCGGCCCGACCTGCCGTGCACGGTGACCGAGCTGGTGGCCGAGGACGGGAGCCGTGTGTACGTGGTGGGCACGGCCCACTTCAGCGACGACAGCAAGAAGGACGTGGTGAAG ACCATCCGGGAGGTGCAGCCTGACGTGGTGGTGGTGGAGCTGTGCCAGTACCGCGTGTCCATGCTGAAGATGGACGAGCGCACACTGCTGCGGGAGGCCAAGGAGATCAGCCTGGAGAAGCTGCAGCAGGCCATCAGGCAG AACGGGGTCATGTCGGGACTCATGCAGATGCTGCTGCTGAAGGTGTCCGCCCACATCACTGAGCAGCTGGGCATGGCCCCTGGCGGCGAGTTCAGGGAGGCTTTCAAGGAG GCCAGCAAGGTGCCTTTCTGCAAGTTCCACCTGGGCGACCGGCCTATCCCCGTCACCTTCAAGAGGGCCATCGCCGCCCTCTCCTTCTGGCAGAAGATCAAGCTGGCCTGGGGCCTGTGTTTCCTGTCGGACCCTATCAG CAAGGATGACGTGGAGCGGTGCAAGCAGAAGGACCTGCTGGAGCAGATGATGGCTGAGATGATCGGCGAATTCCCCGACCTGCACCGCACCATTGTGTCTGAGCGGGACATCTACCTGACGTACATGCTGAGGCAGGCGGCCCGGCGCCTGGAGCTGCCCCGTGCCTCTGATG CCGAGCCCAGGAAGTGCGTCCCCTCCGTGGTGGTGGGCGTTGTGGGCATGGGCCACGTCCCTGGCATCGAGAAGAACTGGACCACCGACCTCAACATCCAGGAGATAATGAC tgtCCCCCCGCCGTCCGTCTCCAGCAGAGTGTCCTGGCTGGCCGTGAAGGCCACCTTCTTGGGCCTCCTGGGCTACGGCCTGTACTGGATGGGGCGCCGTGCCAGCAGCCTGGTCTTGTCACTGCCTGCCGCCCAGTACTGCCTGCAGAGGGCCTCCAAGGCCTGGCCACACAAGTAG
- the PANX2 gene encoding pannexin-2, with amino-acid sequence MHHLLEPSADMATALLAGEKLRELILPGAQDDKAGALAALLLQLKLELPFDRVVTIGTVLVPILLVTLVFTKNFAEEPIYCYTPHNFTRDQALYARGYCWTELRDALPGVDASLWPSLFEHKLLPYSLLAFAAIMYVPALGWEFLASTRLTSELNFLLQEIDNCYHRAAEGRAPKIEKQIQSKGPGITERERREIIENAEKEKSPEQNLFEKYLERRGRSNFLAKLYLARHLLILLLSVAPISYLCTYYANQRQNEFTCALGAAPGGGPAVRVTCKLPSVQLQRIVAGVDVALLCSMNLIILVNLVHLFIFRKSNFIFDKLHKVGIKTRRQWRRSQFCDINILAMFCNENRDHIKSLNRLDFITNESDLMYDNVVRQLLAALAQSNHDATPTVRDEGVQTVDPSANPAEPEGAAEPPVVKRPRKKMKWIPTSNPLPQPFKEPLAIMRVENSKAEKPKPVRRKTATDTLIAPLLDAGARAAHHYKGGGGDTGQPPDKKHARHFSLDVHPYILGTKKAKAEAMPAALPASRSQEGGFLSQAEECKLGLPAAPTTDAPLPAEPARAALPSGGPFHICSPSAAPATAPLSPASLGKPDPLAILSRNATHPLLHISTLYEAREEEDGAPRAPPDVGSLITIPPPQQILIATFEETRTAVSAVEF; translated from the exons ATGCACCACCTCCTGGAGCCGTCCGCGGACATGGCGACGGCGCTGCTGGCCGGCGAGAAGCTGCGCGAGCTGATCCTGCCCGGCGCGCAGGACGACAAGGCGGGCGCCCTGGCCGCGCTGCTGCTGCAGCTCAAGCTGGAGCTGCCGTTCGATCGCGTGGTCACCATCGGCACCGTGCTGGTCCCCATCCTGCTGGTCACCCTAGTCTTCACCAAGAACTTCGCAG AGGAGCCCATTTACTGCTATACGCCGCACAACTTCACCCGCGACCAGGCGCTGTACGCCCGCGGCTACTGCTGGACGGAGCTGCGGGACGCGCTGCCCGGCGTGGACGCCAGCCTGTGGCCGTCGCTGTTTGAGCACAAGCTGCTGCCCTACTCGCTGCTGGCCTTCGCGGCCATCATGTACGTGCCCGCGCTGGGCTGGGAGTTCCTGGCGTCCACGCGCCTCACCTCCGAGCTCAACTTCCTGCTGCAGGAGATCGACAACTGCTACCACCGGGCTGCCGAGGGCCGCGCGCCCAAGATCGAGAAGCAGATCCAATCCAAGGGGCCCGGCATCACGGAGCGCGAGCGGCGTGAGATCATCGAGAACGCGGAGAAGGAGAAGAGCCCCGAGCAGAACCTGTTCGAGAAGTACCTGGAGCGCCGCGGCCGCAGCAACTTCCTGGCCAAACTCTACCTGGCGCGGCACCTGCTCATCCTGCTGCTCAGCGTGGCTCCTATCTCCTACCTGTGCACCTACTACGCCAACCAGAGGCAGAACGAGTTCACCTGCGCGCTGGGCGCGGCCCCCGGGGGCGGCCCGGCCGTGCGTGTCACCTGCAAGCTGCCATCGGTGCAGCTGCAGCGCATCGTGGCGGGCGTGGACGTCGCGCTGCTCTGCTCCATGAACCTCATCATCCTCGTCAACCTCGTCCACCTCTTCATCTTCCGCAAAAGCAACTTCATCTTCGACAAGCTGCACAAGGTGGGCATCAAGACCCGCCGGCAGTGGCGCCGCTCGCAGTTCTGCGACATCAACATCCTGGCCATGTTCTGCAACGAGAACCGCGACCACATCAAGTCGCTCAACCGGCTGGACTTCATCACCAACGAGAGCGACCTCATGTACGACAACGTGGTGCGGCAGCTGCTGGCCGCGCTTGCGCAGTCCAACCACGACGCCACGCCCACCGTGCGCGACGAGGGCGTGCAGACCGTGGACCCCAGCGCTAACCCCGCCGAGCCCGAGGGCGCCGCTGAGCCGCCCGTGGTCAAGCGGCCCCGCAAGAAGATGAAGTGGATCCCCACCAGCAACCCGCTGCCCCAGCCCTTCAAGGAGCCTCTGGCCATCATGCGCGTGGAGAACAGCAAGGCCGAGAAGcccaagcccgtgcgccgcaagaCGGCCACCGACACGCTGATCGCGCCGCTGCTGGACGCGGGCGCGCGCGCCGCGCACCATTATAAGGGTGGCGGGGGCGACACGGGCCAGCCCCCCGACAAGAAGCATGCCCGCCACTTCTCCCTGGACGTGCATCCCTACATCCTGGGCACCAAGAAGGCCAAGGCCGAGGCCATGCCTGCCGCCCTGCCAGCCTCCCGGAGCCAGGAAGGAGGCTTCCTGTCCCAGGCAGAGGAGTGTAAGCTGGGCCTGCCAGCGGCACCCACCACAG ATGCACCGCTCCCCGCAGAGCCAGCCCGGGCCGCGCTGCCCTCCGGGGGCCCGTTTCACATCTGCTCGCCCTCCGCCGCCCCCGCCACGGCCCCTCTGTCGCCAGCCAGCCTGGGCAAGCCTGACCCCCTCGCCATCCTGAGCCGCAACGCCACCCACCCGCTGCTGCACATCAGCACCCTGTATGAGGCACGGGAGGAGGAGGACGGGGCCCCCCGAGCCCCCCCTGATGTGGGCAGCCTCATCACCATCCCTCCCCCCCAGCAGATCCTCATTGCCACTTTTGAGGAGACAAGGACAGCAGTGAGTGCTGTGGAGTTCTGA